The following proteins are encoded in a genomic region of Magnolia sinica isolate HGM2019 chromosome 1, MsV1, whole genome shotgun sequence:
- the LOC131254832 gene encoding strigolactone esterase D14 gives MVMLENGISAAMNAKIVGSGEKMIILAHGFGGDQSIWEKILPNLAQRYQVLVFDWNFSGAASNPNSFDAVKYSSFDAFSNDLISLVDEMNLKSFVFVGHSMSGMIGCIASIKRPELFQRLVLLGASPRYLNSEDYEGGFDISVVENILSNIECNFQSWAMSFATLGVGPSDPPSIEKFGKSLQSMKPDVALSVAKTIFLSDHRDVLEKIIVPCTIIQTTNDFAVPMCVCHYMHKKLKGSLEIIEGEGHFPQLTHHQLLIDILDRIMGFDCSNKDN, from the exons atggTGATGCTGGAAAATGGTATTTCTGCCGCCATGAATGCGAAAATCGTCGGTTCTGGGGAGAAAATGATTATTCTAGCACATGGTTTTGGTGGAGACCAATCCATTTGGGAGAAAATCCTACCAAACCTAGCTCAGAGATACCAAGTTCTAGTGTTCGACTGGAATTTTTCAGGTGCAGCAAGCAATCCAAACAGCTTCGATGCCGTGAAGTATTCCTCTTTTGATGCTTTCTCCAACGATCTCATATCTCTCGTTGATGAGATGAACTTGAAGAGCTTCGTGTTCGTCGGTCATTCCATGTCTGGCATGATCGGATGCATTGCCTCCATTAAAAGGCCTGAGCTCTTTCAGAGGCTTGTTCTCCTTGGAGCTTCTCCTAg GTACCTGAATTCAGAAGACTATGAAGGAGGTTTTGACATCTCAGTCGTGGAAAACATCCTCTCCAACATAGAATGCAATTTCCAGTCATGGGCCATGAGCTTTGCTACCCTTGGTGTGGGGCCCAGTGATCCACCGTCCATAGAGAAGTTTGGAAAAAGCTTGCAGAGTATGAAGCCTGATGTAGCACTCTCAGTAGCCAAAACCATATTCTTGAGTGACCATAGAGATGTCCTTGAGAAAATCATAGTTCCATGCACCATAATCCAGACTACTAATGATTTTGCGGTACCTATGTGTGTATGCCACTACATGCACAAGAAACTGAAAGGATCTCTTGAGATCATTGAAGGAGAAGGCCACTTCCCTCAGCTCACACATCATCAATTGCTCATTGATATTCTTGATAGAATCATGGGTTTTGATTGTAGTAATAAGGATAACTAA